The Pseudoxanthomonas sp. genome segment TCTTACCACATCGCCGGCCATTACGACGAATCCGACGACCTGAAGGTCGATACGCATGGCGCGCCGGTGAGGGACGACGTGTGGTCGCTTCTGTCGCAGGCCTATGCCACGCATGGCGTGCGTCCCACGCTGCTGGAGCGCGATTTCAACTTCCCGCCACTGGCCGACCTGTGCGCCGAACTGCAGCGCATCCGCCAGCTGCAGGCGGTGCACCACGCAGATGCCGCAGCGCAGGCCGCGCGTGGCTGACACGCTACGCGACCAGCAGTTCGCCCTGGCGCGCCACCTGCGCGATCCGTCATCGCACACGCCGCCGCCGGGTATCGAGGAACGGCGGCTGGCGATCTACCGCGACCTGTTCTTCAACAACATCGAAGGCCTGCTCGCCGGCAACTTCCCGGTGATCCGCAAGACCCTCGGCGAGGACGCATGGCGCGTGCTGGTGCGGCAGTTCTATGCCGGTCACCGCAGCCAGACGCAGCTGTTCCCGGAAATCGCGCGCGAGTTCATCCGCTACCTGGAAACGCGCCACGACGACGCCCTGCCTCCCTGGCTGCGCGAACTGGCGCACTACGAATGGGTCGAGCTGGCGCTGCAGATCGCCGACGATCCCGTGCCACCTCATGACCCGCACGGCGACCTGCTGGCGGGCGAACCGGTCGTCTCGCCCTTCGCGTGGGCGCTGGCCTACCGGTGGCCGGTGCACCGGATCGGTCCGGACTTCCAGCCCGACGCACCGCCGGTCGAACCGACGCTGCTGCTCGTGCGTCGGGATGCGGAACACCAGGTGCGCTTCGCGGCGATCTCGCCACTGGTCTACCGGCTGGTCGAACTGCTGAGCGAAGGCGGTCGCAGCGGTGGCGATGCGGTGCGGCAGCTGGCGGCGGAAGCAGGCGTGGACGACATCCCCGCCTTCGTCGAACAGGGCGCGGCGATGCTGTCGCGCATGCGCGAGGAAGGCACGCTGCTGGGTACCGCCCCCCGGATCTGACATGTGGGAGCGACGTCAGTCGCGATCGTCTGACAGCCTGCATTGCCCCGTCGCGACTGACGTCGCTCCCACAAGAAGAATCCGGATCGCGGTTGGGCTCCCAGCCGAGGAAGCACCCACGCCCTCTGCTACCCTTCCCCCCATGGAGAACGCCGCCGAACCCGTCCGCATCACCCCCATGGCCCAGCGCTTCCGCGGCTACCTGCCCGTGGTGGTGGACGTGGAGACCGGTGGCTTCGACTGGAACCGGCACGCCCTGCTGGAGTTGGCGGCCGTGCCGCTGGACCTGGACGAGAACGGTCTGCTGGTCTGCGGTACGACGTCCAGCGTGCACCTGCATCCGGCGCCGGGCACCGAGATCGATCCGAAGTCGCTGGAAGTCACCGGCATCGACCTGGATCATCCGTTCCGTTTCGCCAAGCACGAAAAGGACGCGCTCGACCACGTGTTCGCGGCGGTACGCGCGGCGGTGAAGAAGCACGGTTGCCAGCGCGCGATCCTGGTCGGCCACAACGCGCACTTCGACCTCAACTTCCTCAACGCCGCGGTCGGCCGCGTGGCGCACAAGCGCAACCCGTTCCATCCCTTCAGCGTGTTCGACACCGTGACGCTGGCCGGCGTGGCCTACGGCCAGACCGTGCTCGCCCGCGCGGTGCAGGCGGCGGGCTTCGACTGGAACGCCGACGATGCGCATTCGGCCGTCTACGACGCCGAGCAGACCGCGCGCCTGTTCTGCAACATCGTGAACATGTGGCCGAAGCCGCTGGGCTGATTCGGCGGGTCGATCACTCCCCGGGCGGTGCGATCCCGTGCCGCAGCAGGCTCTCCCGCACGCGATCCAGCGGAATCGCCTCGACGGTCTCGCCGTTGCCGCTGACCGTGGTCGCCATGAAGATCGCGTTGTAGATCGCCTCTTCCACCGCCTCCACGCTGGCCTGGAACACCGCGCTCATCTGTTCGTTGGCCAGCTCCGACGTCTGCAGCCGCGGCGCATCGAAGGCACGCCGCACCGCGTCCGCGGTGGAAAACGCGAGGATGTAGTCGCCGCTGCCGTTGGACGCCGAACTGCCGGTGCGGCCCAGGCCCATCATGGCGCGCGAGGCCACGCGACGCAGGTTGCGGTCGCCCAACGGCGCATCGGTAGCGATGACGATGATGATCGAGCCATCGCCGCGATCGTCCGCCGGACCGTGGTCGCCATCGGCCTGTGCGGCGAGCGCGTGCTGGAACGCGTACCGGTCCAGGTCACGCCCGACCGGCGCGCCCGACACCTGCAGCACGCCACCGAAATTGCTCTGCACCAGCACGCCGACGGTCCACCCGCCGAGCGAGGCCGGAAGCTTGCGCGACGACGTGCCGATACCGCCTTTCCAGCCGAACGCCACCGTGCCGGTGCCGGCGCCGACGCTGCCTTCCTGCACGGGGCCATCGGTCGCGGATTCGAGCGCGCGATGCACGGCGTCGGCGGTGACCGGACGGGCACGGATGTCGTTGAGCCCGCCGTCGTTGGTCTCGCCGACCACCACGTTGAGCGAACGCACCTGCTGCATGTCGGGTTTGGCCAGCATCCACTCCACCATCGCATCGGCGGCCTTCCAGACGCACAGGGTGCAGGTCAGCAGGATGGGCGTTTCCAGTTCGCCCAGCTCGTTGACCTGGGTGCTGCCGATGAACTTGCCGAAGCCGTTGCCGACATGCACGGCCGCCGGCACGCGCGAGCGGTAGACGTTGCCGCCGTGCGGCAGGATGGCGGTGACGCCGGTGCGTACCGTCTCGCCGTGCTTCAGCGTCACCTGACCGACGCGCACACCGGCGACATCGGTGATCGCGTTGTGCGTACCGGGGGAGAAGATGCCCGGCGCCACGCCGAGGTCGCGCGCCCGGACGCGCGCTTCGTCCTTCGCGAAGGCGGAGAACGAACACGCGATCAGCCACGCGGCGACAATGAGGCGGACGATCATGCGGCGTTCCCTGCTCATGCGGCGTTCCTGGTCACTGGCGCTGGCGGACGGCCTCGAACAGCGTGATGCCGGCGGCGACCGACACGTTGAGACTCTCGATGTCGCCGGGCATGGGGATCTTCACCAGTCCGTCGCAGTGTTCACGGGTCAGCCGGCGCAGGCCGTCCGCTTCGCCGCCCAGCGCCAGGGCCACGTTGCCGCGCAGGTCGGTGGCGTAGAGCGAGGCCGTGGCTTCACCGGCCAGGCCGTAGATCCACACGCCCATCTGCTGCAGGTCGCGCAGGCAGCGCGACAGGTTGGTGACCTGCACCACCGGAATGCGGTCGGCGGCGCCGGCCGAGGTCTTGCGCACGGTGGCGTTGACGCCGACCGACTTGTCCTTGGGAATGATCACCGCGGTGACGCCGGCCGCCGCCGCGCTGCGCAGGCAGGCGCCGAGGTTGTGCGGATCCTGCACGCCATCGAGCACCAGCAGCAGCGCCTTGCCTTCGGCGGCTTCCACCAGGCCCTGCAGTTCGTTCTCGTCCCAGGTCGGCGCGGCGGCATAGCGCGCGGCCACGCCCTGGTGGCGCAGCGAACCGGCCACGCCATCCAGCGCCTGGCCGGTGACGCGACGCACGTCGATACCCTTGCGGCGCGCGTTCTCCTCGATCTCGGTCAGGCGCGCGTTCTTACTGCCGCCCTCGACCAGGATCTCGCGCACGTTGTCGGCGTCGTTCTCGACGGCCGAGGCCACCGCGTTGACGCCGACGATCCACTGGTTCTGCTTGCTCATGCGCTCTACGGCCGCCCTGGAAAGGCCCGCATTATCGCACCGGGCGGCCGCTCAGCGCGGCGGCCACGCGCCCGTGTCATGGTCCGGGTGCTGGAAGGACACCACGCCGGCCAGGAACGCTGCGGCCGCCTCGTCCTCCTCGGTGCGCCGCTGCGGCAGTGCGGACAGGCCATCCACGTAGGGCAGCTTGCCCTCGATGCCGTACTGCACCCATGGCGCCAGCCCGGCCGGATCGTCGAAGGCTCCGGCCGCCAGTGCCACACCATCGGGCGCCTCGTAGGTCAGCGGCGTGCCGCAGTCGGCGCAGAAACCACGCTGCACCACGTTGGACGACCGGAACCGTTTCGGCTCACCGCGCGTCCATTCCAGCAGAGCGCCACGCGTGGACACCAGCGGCGCGTAGTACGCACCGAACGCCTTCTGGCACATGCGGCAGTGGCAGACCGACGCGTCCTTCAGCTCGCCGGTGACACGGAAGCGGATCGCACCGCATTGGCAACCGCCGGTGTGGATTTCGGAAGACATGCTCTCTCCCATCAGGCAAGGGAAAACAAGTAAACCAACGCCGTCATCCCGGCGAAGGCCGGGACCCAGCGACTTTCGTTTTCATTGCGATGACGCCTGTGCTCGGACACTACGATAGAAGCCGAAGACACTGGGTCCCGGCCTTCGCCGGGATGACGGATCTGAATCAATACTTCTTCTTCGTACGCTTCGCCGGCTGGCCGCGCGGCGGCGGCGGCAGGCCGCTGTCCGCGGTCTTGTCCTCGACCAGGCGGAAGTCGATCTTGCGCTCCTCCAGGCTGGCCTTCAGCACGATGATGCGCACCCGGTCGCCCAGACGGAACGACATGCCGCGACGCTCGCCCGACAGCGTCTTGCGCAGCGGATCGAAGTGGTAATAGTCCTGCGGCAGCTGGGTCACGTGGACCAGGCCGTTGACCTTGGACTGGTCCAGCTCCACGAACAGGCCGAAGCTGGTGACGCCACTGATGACGCCATCGAACTGCCCGCCGACGTGCTGCTCCATCCAGGCCGCCCGGTAGCGTTCGTCGACTTCGCGCTCGGCTTCGTCAGCGCGGCGCGCGCGCTCCGAACACTGCAGCGCCAGCGCCGCCATTTCGTGCGCCGAATACAGGAATTTCTCCGGCTTGCCCTTGGCCAGCGCGTGCTTGATGGCCCGGTGCACCAGCAGGTCGGGATACCGGCGGATCGGCGAGGTGAAGTGGGCGTAGGCGTCCAATGCCAAGCCGAAGTGGCCGGCGTTATCCGGCGAGTACACCGCCAGGCTCTGGCTGCGCAGCACCACCGATTCCAGCAGCGCGACGTCGGGACGCTCACGGATCTTCTTCAGCAACTGGGTGAAATCGCGCGGCTGCACCTTCGACCAGGCCGGCAGGCTCAGCTTGAACTCCTTCAGGAACTCGAGCAGATCCGCGTACTTCGATTCCGGCGGACGGTCATGCACGCGGTACGGGGCGGGCACGCGGGCACCCAACAGGTAGCGCGCGGCCTCGACGTTGGCCGCGATCATGCATTCCTCGATCAGCTTGTGCGCGTCGTTCCGTTGCAGCATGCCGGCCTGCGCAACTTCACCGCGATTGTCCAGCTCGAACCGGACTTCCGAGGTCTCGAACTCGATCGCGCCGCGATTCCCGCGGGCCTTCGCCAGCAGGCCGTACAGCTCGTGCAGGCGCTCGACGTGCGGCAGCAGCGCGCCGATCGATGCGCGCGACTCGGCGTCGTTCTCGCCCACGGCCTTCCACACCTGGTCGTAGGTCAGGCGCGCGTGCGAGCGCATCACCGCCTCGTAGAACTTCGACTGGGTGACTTCGCCCTCGCTGTTGACCTGCATGTCGCAGACGAAGCACATGCGGTCGACGTTCGGATTGAGCGAGCAGATGCCGTTGGACAGCGTCTCCGGCAGCATCGGAACCACGAATCCCGGGAAGTACACCGAGGTCGCGCGCTTCTGCGCTTCGTCGTCCAGCGGCGTACCGGGGCGGACGTAGTGCGACACGTCGGCGATGGCCACCACCAGGCGATAGCCGCTGCGGTTCTTCATCCGCAGGCCCTGGCGGTTGCTTTCGCAATACACCGCATCGTCGAAGTCCTTGGCATCGGCGCCGTCGATGGTCACCAGCGGCATCGAACGCAGATCGACGCGGTTGCCGATCATCGCCGGCTCCACCACCAGCGGCACCGCGGTGGCTTCGTCCAGCACTTCCTGCGGGAACTCGTGCGGCAGGTTGTGGCCGTGGATGGCGGCCTCGACCACCAGCGACGGGGTCAGGCTGTCGCCCAGCACCGCGATGACCTTGCCGATGGGCGGGCGGCGCGCATCGGGCGCCTGCGTCAGTTCAACGACGACGAGTTGGCCGTCGCGCGCACCGCCGGTGGCGTCCTGCGGGATCTGCACGTTGCGCTGGATGCGCTTGTCGTCCGGCGCCACGTAGGCGATGCCGACCTCGAAACCGAAACGCCCGATCAGGCGGGTGACGCCGCGCTCCAGCACGCGCGCGATGCTGCCTTCGCGGCGGCCGCGCCGGTCGATGCCGGTGACATTGGCCAGTGCGCGGTCGCCATGCATCACCTTGCGCATTTCGTAGGGCGGCAGGAACAGGTCGTCGCCGCCGCCCGCGTCCGGGCGCAGGAAGCCGAAGCCATCGGGATTGGCGATCACCGTGCCGGCGATCAGGTCGGTCTGCTGCACCGGCGCGAAACCGCCGCGGCGGTTCTGCACCAGTTGTCCGTCGCGAACCATGGCACCCAGCCGCTTGGTCAGCGCATCGAACCGGTCGGGCGCCTCCAGTCCGAGCGGGCCGGCGATTTCCTCCGCCGTCTGCGGACCGTCCGACGCCTCGAGGAAGCCCAGGATGGCCTCGCGGCTGGCGATCGGCTGGTCGTAGCGCTGCGCTTCGCGCTGCGCATGCGGATCGACGAAGCGTCCGGCCGCACGTGGCGCGGAGCCGCCGCCGTGCCGTCTTGACTGGGGCGCGCCCGCCGCCGGACGGGACGGACCGCGCGCGGGCACGTCCGGCATCCATGGCGGCAGGGGCTTCTTCGCGGGCTTGCCCGACTTGCCGCCCGTGCGGGAGCCGGCATTACCGCCCGGCTTGCTTCCTTTTCCTGCGGGCGTGTTGCCGCCGCTTCGTGGTGTTTTCTTGGTCATGGCGGCATGGTACACCCCGCCTGAACACCCCCATGCGAACGGACCGTTGACAATCCCCGGCCCTGTCCTCAAAATGCGCGCCTCGCTTACCTGCCCAGGTGGCGGAATTGGTAGACGCACTAGTTTCAGGTACTAGCGGGTAAAACCGTGGAGGTTCGAGTCCTCTCCTGGGCACCACGCACAACGAAGACCCTCGCGAAAGCGGGGGTTTTTCGTTTTCCCGTGCCGGCGAACCGCGCCGGAGGGGCCTCACACATCACTGCACGCGACCGCAGTACGCTGTTGAGCACGGGCAGTACGGCATTTCTCGACACGGGGCGCGCATGGAGTTCCAACAGATCCTCTTCCTGATCATCCTGGCGATCACGCTGGGGCTGTTCATCAGCGAGAAGCTGCGCGTCGACCTGGTGGCCATGCTCTGCCTGCTGGCGCTGTCGCTGACCGGCATCCTGGGTCCGAAAGAGGCGTTGTCCGGCTTCGCCAGCGAACCGGCCATCATCGTCGCTGCGGTCTTCGTGCTGTCGGCCGGCTTGTCCGCCACCGGCATCACCGAGCGGATCGGTGCCGGCATCGGGCGCGCGGCCGGGGGCAGCGAATGGCGCACCATCGCCGTGGTCATGCCGGCGACGGCGGCGCTGGCCGCCTTCTCGCACCATGTGATGGTCACGGCGATGATGCTGCCCATCCTGATGCGCATCGCGCGCGAGCAGAAGCTGGCCGCATCGCGCCTGCTGATGCCGATGTCGCTGGCCGCCTCGCTCGGCACCACGCTGACGCTGTTCAGCGCGCCGGCGTTCCTGTTGTCGAACGACCTGATCAAGCGTGCCGGGCTGCCCGCGCTCGACATCTTCGCCATCACCCCGATCGGCATTGCGCTGGTGCTGCTGGGCACCGTGTACATGCTGCTGGGGCGCTGGCTGGTGCCCAAGCGCGAAGGCGAAACACCACAGGGCGACTATCTGAAGCTGGATCGCTACTACACCGAACTGCTGGTGGAAGACGGGTCGCCGTGGATCGGCAAACCGCGCGGCGACTTCGAGAAGACCTTCGACGACCGCCTGCAGGTGGTGGACTGGCTGCGCCACGGCATGCGCCGCCGCAACCAGCGCCTGGACAGCACCCTGGCGGCTGGCGATGTGCTGCTGGTGCGCGCGTCGCCGGACGAGATCGCCTCGATCCGCGACGAGCCGGGGCTGGCGCTGCACGCGGTGGCCAAGTACGGCGAAAAGCGCGAGGACGGCAAGAGCGAGGCGTTGGGCGAGGAACAGCTGGTGCAGGCCGTGGTCGCGCCGCATTCCGAGTTCATCGGCCGCAGCGTGGCCGACATCGACTTCCTGCGGAACCTCGGCGTGGTGGTGGTGGGCCTGTGGCGCCGCGAGGGCTGGCTGCACGGCGAACTCTCGGAAATGGTGCTGCAGGAAGGCGACCTGCTGGTGCTCTGGGGCCAGCAGCAGAACCTGGAACCGCTGTCGACCCACCATGGCTTCCTGATGCTGATGCCGTTCCGTGGCCAGGAGAAGACGCGGCGGCGCGCACCGGTGGCGCTGGCGATCATGGCAGCCGCCGTGGCCGCGGCCGCGACCGAGACGCTGGCACCGCACATCGCCTTCCTCGCCGGCGCGGTGGCCATGGTGCTGACGCGCTGCGTGGACATCGAGCGCGCGTACCAGGAGATCGACGTGCGCATCTTCGTGATGATCGGCGGCGTGATTCCGCTGGGCATCGCCATGGAGAAGACCGGCACCGCCGCGCTGGTGGCCGACCTGTTGTTGAACCATGCGGCGCACTGGTCGCCGCTGGTGCTGCTGCTGGTGATGTTCGCCACCGCCGCGCTGCTCACGCAGATCCTGTCCGACGCCGCCACCACCGTCCTGCTCGCCCCCATCGCCCTGGCCCTGGCCACCGGACTGGATCTGAACCCGGTGCCGTTCGTCGTCTGCACGGCGATGGGCGCGGTGGCGTCATTCCTGACCCCCATCGGCCACCACGGCAACCTGCTGATCCTCAATCCCGGCCGCTACACGTTCGGCGATTTCCTCCGGGTCGGCGTGCCGCTGACCGCCGCGATCGCGCTCACCACGGCCTGGCTGGCGCGCTGGCTGTGGCTGGACGGGCCGTTGCTGCCGAGTATCGGCGGCTGAGACGGGGCGACGGGTAGAATGGGTGGGTTTTCCGACCCGTAGACCGTGCGCCCGCAATGACCGAGACGATCCGCCCCACCTTCCACGGTTTCGAACAGATCCCGCTGCGCGAGTACGCCGAACGCGCCTACCTCGACTATTCGATGTACGTGGTGCTGGACCGCGCCCTGCCCTTCATCGGCGACGGGCTGAAGCCGGTGCAGCGGCGCATCGTCTATTCGATGAGCGAGCTGGGCCTGAACGCCGGCGCCAAGCCGAAGAAGTCCGCCCGCACCGTCGGCGACGTGATCGGCAAGTACCACCCGCACGGCGACAGCGCCTGCTACGAAGCGCTGGTGCTGATGGCCCAGCCGTTCTCGTACCGCTATCCGCTGATCGAGGGCCAGGGCAACTTCGGCTCGCCGGACGACCCCAAGTCGTTCGCGGCCATGCGCTACACCGAATCCAAGCTCACCCCCATCGCCGAAGTGCTGCTGGGCGAACTGGGCCAGGGCACGGTGGACTGGACGCCTAACTTCGACGGCACGCTGGAGGAGCCGACCTGGCTGCCGGCGCGCCTGCCGCATCTGCTGCTCAACGGCACCACCGGCATCGCCGTCGGCATGGCGACCGACGTGCCGCCGCACAACCTCAACGAGATCGTCAGCGCCTGCATCCGCCTGATCGACGATCCGGACGCCACCGTCGCCGACCTGTGCGAACACGTGCGCGGCCCCGACTATCCGACGAAGGCGGAGATCATCACCGCGACGTCCGACCTGCGCGCGATGTACGAGAACGGCACCGGCAGCGTCCGCGCGCGCGCCGTGTGGCGCAAGGACAACGCCAACATCGTCATCGACGCCCTGCCCTACCAGGTGTCGCCGTCGAAGGTGATCGAGCAGATCGCCGCGCAGATGCGCGCCAAGAAGCTGCCGTGGCTGGAGGACATCCGCGACGAGTCCGACCACGCCAATCCGGTGCGCGTCGTGCTGATCCCGCGCTCCAGCCGCGTGGATGCCGAACAGCTGATGGGCCACCTGTTCGCCACCACCGACCTGGAGAAGAGCTACCGGGTCAACCTCAACATCATCGGGCTGGACGGCCGTCCGCAGGTCAAGAACCTGAAGATGCTGCTGACCGAATGGCTGGCGTTCCGCAGC includes the following:
- a CDS encoding DNA-binding domain-containing protein is translated as MADTLRDQQFALARHLRDPSSHTPPPGIEERRLAIYRDLFFNNIEGLLAGNFPVIRKTLGEDAWRVLVRQFYAGHRSQTQLFPEIAREFIRYLETRHDDALPPWLRELAHYEWVELALQIADDPVPPHDPHGDLLAGEPVVSPFAWALAYRWPVHRIGPDFQPDAPPVEPTLLLVRRDAEHQVRFAAISPLVYRLVELLSEGGRSGGDAVRQLAAEAGVDDIPAFVEQGAAMLSRMREEGTLLGTAPRI
- the rnt gene encoding ribonuclease T, with product MENAAEPVRITPMAQRFRGYLPVVVDVETGGFDWNRHALLELAAVPLDLDENGLLVCGTTSSVHLHPAPGTEIDPKSLEVTGIDLDHPFRFAKHEKDALDHVFAAVRAAVKKHGCQRAILVGHNAHFDLNFLNAAVGRVAHKRNPFHPFSVFDTVTLAGVAYGQTVLARAVQAAGFDWNADDAHSAVYDAEQTARLFCNIVNMWPKPLG
- a CDS encoding P1 family peptidase, which produces MSRERRMIVRLIVAAWLIACSFSAFAKDEARVRARDLGVAPGIFSPGTHNAITDVAGVRVGQVTLKHGETVRTGVTAILPHGGNVYRSRVPAAVHVGNGFGKFIGSTQVNELGELETPILLTCTLCVWKAADAMVEWMLAKPDMQQVRSLNVVVGETNDGGLNDIRARPVTADAVHRALESATDGPVQEGSVGAGTGTVAFGWKGGIGTSSRKLPASLGGWTVGVLVQSNFGGVLQVSGAPVGRDLDRYAFQHALAAQADGDHGPADDRGDGSIIIVIATDAPLGDRNLRRVASRAMMGLGRTGSSASNGSGDYILAFSTADAVRRAFDAPRLQTSELANEQMSAVFQASVEAVEEAIYNAIFMATTVSGNGETVEAIPLDRVRESLLRHGIAPPGE
- the rlmB gene encoding 23S rRNA (guanosine(2251)-2'-O)-methyltransferase RlmB, whose protein sequence is MSKQNQWIVGVNAVASAVENDADNVREILVEGGSKNARLTEIEENARRKGIDVRRVTGQALDGVAGSLRHQGVAARYAAAPTWDENELQGLVEAAEGKALLLVLDGVQDPHNLGACLRSAAAAGVTAVIIPKDKSVGVNATVRKTSAGAADRIPVVQVTNLSRCLRDLQQMGVWIYGLAGEATASLYATDLRGNVALALGGEADGLRRLTREHCDGLVKIPMPGDIESLNVSVAAGITLFEAVRQRQ
- a CDS encoding GFA family protein, encoding MSSEIHTGGCQCGAIRFRVTGELKDASVCHCRMCQKAFGAYYAPLVSTRGALLEWTRGEPKRFRSSNVVQRGFCADCGTPLTYEAPDGVALAAGAFDDPAGLAPWVQYGIEGKLPYVDGLSALPQRRTEEDEAAAAFLAGVVSFQHPDHDTGAWPPR
- the rnr gene encoding ribonuclease R, with protein sequence MTKKTPRSGGNTPAGKGSKPGGNAGSRTGGKSGKPAKKPLPPWMPDVPARGPSRPAAGAPQSRRHGGGSAPRAAGRFVDPHAQREAQRYDQPIASREAILGFLEASDGPQTAEEIAGPLGLEAPDRFDALTKRLGAMVRDGQLVQNRRGGFAPVQQTDLIAGTVIANPDGFGFLRPDAGGGDDLFLPPYEMRKVMHGDRALANVTGIDRRGRREGSIARVLERGVTRLIGRFGFEVGIAYVAPDDKRIQRNVQIPQDATGGARDGQLVVVELTQAPDARRPPIGKVIAVLGDSLTPSLVVEAAIHGHNLPHEFPQEVLDEATAVPLVVEPAMIGNRVDLRSMPLVTIDGADAKDFDDAVYCESNRQGLRMKNRSGYRLVVAIADVSHYVRPGTPLDDEAQKRATSVYFPGFVVPMLPETLSNGICSLNPNVDRMCFVCDMQVNSEGEVTQSKFYEAVMRSHARLTYDQVWKAVGENDAESRASIGALLPHVERLHELYGLLAKARGNRGAIEFETSEVRFELDNRGEVAQAGMLQRNDAHKLIEECMIAANVEAARYLLGARVPAPYRVHDRPPESKYADLLEFLKEFKLSLPAWSKVQPRDFTQLLKKIRERPDVALLESVVLRSQSLAVYSPDNAGHFGLALDAYAHFTSPIRRYPDLLVHRAIKHALAKGKPEKFLYSAHEMAALALQCSERARRADEAEREVDERYRAAWMEQHVGGQFDGVISGVTSFGLFVELDQSKVNGLVHVTQLPQDYYHFDPLRKTLSGERRGMSFRLGDRVRIIVLKASLEERKIDFRLVEDKTADSGLPPPPRGQPAKRTKKKY
- a CDS encoding SLC13 family permease, which translates into the protein MEFQQILFLIILAITLGLFISEKLRVDLVAMLCLLALSLTGILGPKEALSGFASEPAIIVAAVFVLSAGLSATGITERIGAGIGRAAGGSEWRTIAVVMPATAALAAFSHHVMVTAMMLPILMRIAREQKLAASRLLMPMSLAASLGTTLTLFSAPAFLLSNDLIKRAGLPALDIFAITPIGIALVLLGTVYMLLGRWLVPKREGETPQGDYLKLDRYYTELLVEDGSPWIGKPRGDFEKTFDDRLQVVDWLRHGMRRRNQRLDSTLAAGDVLLVRASPDEIASIRDEPGLALHAVAKYGEKREDGKSEALGEEQLVQAVVAPHSEFIGRSVADIDFLRNLGVVVVGLWRREGWLHGELSEMVLQEGDLLVLWGQQQNLEPLSTHHGFLMLMPFRGQEKTRRRAPVALAIMAAAVAAAATETLAPHIAFLAGAVAMVLTRCVDIERAYQEIDVRIFVMIGGVIPLGIAMEKTGTAALVADLLLNHAAHWSPLVLLLVMFATAALLTQILSDAATTVLLAPIALALATGLDLNPVPFVVCTAMGAVASFLTPIGHHGNLLILNPGRYTFGDFLRVGVPLTAAIALTTAWLARWLWLDGPLLPSIGG